A genomic window from Candidatus Deferrimicrobium borealis includes:
- a CDS encoding DUF1059 domain-containing protein produces MGFTLRCGDIAGGCGFVVHGETEEEILLKIDEHVESIHFFKGVSKIMNEKIQKVIREANQA; encoded by the coding sequence TTGGGATTCACGCTCCGCTGTGGCGACATTGCCGGGGGATGTGGTTTCGTCGTCCACGGCGAGACGGAGGAAGAAATATTATTGAAAATAGATGAGCATGTTGAATCAATCCATTTCTTCAAGGGTGTCAGCAAGATCATGAACGAGAAGATACAAAAGGTCATCCGCGAGGCAAATCAGGCATAA
- a CDS encoding transporter substrate-binding domain-containing protein — protein MGAGIATAPTPEALQALAPTGKLRVAFLSAPIYATKDTATGELKGVAVDLGKDLARSVGVPFDPVLYPNPPALIGDAKSGAWDVALIGINAERAAAMDFSAPYMEVESGYLVRAGVSNATASDVDKAGIRIGVLEKSMVDL, from the coding sequence ATGGGCGCGGGAATCGCCACCGCGCCCACTCCGGAAGCGCTACAGGCGTTGGCCCCAACCGGCAAGCTCCGCGTCGCATTCCTCTCGGCGCCGATCTACGCAACCAAAGATACGGCAACCGGTGAACTGAAAGGCGTTGCAGTCGATCTCGGGAAGGATCTCGCGCGGAGCGTCGGCGTGCCGTTCGATCCAGTCCTCTATCCTAACCCTCCTGCGCTGATCGGCGACGCGAAGTCCGGCGCATGGGACGTCGCGCTGATCGGAATCAATGCCGAGCGCGCGGCGGCGATGGATTTCTCGGCGCCTTACATGGAAGTCGAATCAGGCTACCTTGTCCGCGCCGGCGTCTCAAACGCCACGGCGTCGGACGTCGACAAGGCCGGGATCCGGATCGGAGTACTCGAAAAGTCCATGGTCGACCTCTAA
- a CDS encoding ABC transporter substrate-binding protein, whose protein sequence is MRRTVRLFAVVACALFAFVFLGAEKAKKPAAPKGEPIKAKIGVISILTGQGAAYGEAITNGIKLARDEVNAKGEVLIDLSVEDSSGKQEQALAAAQKLINSEKVVAIIGPTLSNEMFAAGPEADASGVPIMGTSTTAKGIPQIGKFVFRNSMPESQAIPASVGQAVKKYNIRKVALLYGNDDAFTKSGFDTMKEVAEKLKLNIVTIQEFQKGQADYKAQLTKIASLAPDAVLCSALYNEGGVILAQARKMGLKVPFVGGNGFNSPKVIEIAKEAAEGLIVATPWFGEKNDPKVKAFSAKYEKAYGKKPDQFAAQAYDAFYIMTNALKAAGTADRAKLRDALAATKNFQGVVGNFSFDAERDVVMTPSVLIVKGGKFAIFD, encoded by the coding sequence ATGAGAAGGACCGTGCGTCTCTTTGCCGTTGTCGCGTGCGCCCTCTTCGCCTTCGTGTTCCTGGGGGCGGAGAAGGCCAAGAAACCGGCGGCGCCGAAAGGCGAACCGATCAAGGCGAAGATCGGCGTCATCTCCATCCTCACCGGCCAGGGGGCCGCGTACGGCGAGGCGATCACGAACGGCATCAAGCTGGCCCGGGACGAGGTCAATGCGAAGGGCGAGGTCCTGATCGACCTGAGCGTCGAGGACTCCTCCGGGAAGCAGGAGCAGGCGCTGGCGGCGGCGCAGAAGCTCATCAACTCGGAGAAGGTCGTGGCGATCATCGGCCCCACGCTCTCCAACGAGATGTTCGCCGCGGGCCCCGAGGCCGACGCGAGCGGCGTCCCGATCATGGGAACCTCGACCACGGCGAAGGGGATCCCCCAGATCGGGAAGTTCGTCTTCCGGAACTCGATGCCCGAGTCCCAGGCGATCCCGGCGTCCGTCGGCCAGGCGGTGAAGAAGTACAACATCCGGAAGGTCGCCCTCCTCTACGGGAACGACGACGCCTTCACCAAGTCGGGATTCGACACGATGAAGGAGGTCGCCGAAAAGCTCAAGCTGAACATCGTGACGATCCAGGAATTCCAGAAAGGACAGGCCGATTACAAGGCGCAATTGACGAAGATCGCGTCGCTTGCGCCCGACGCGGTCCTCTGCTCCGCCCTGTACAACGAGGGGGGGGTCATCCTCGCCCAGGCACGGAAGATGGGGTTGAAGGTCCCGTTCGTCGGGGGGAACGGCTTCAACTCGCCGAAGGTCATCGAGATCGCCAAGGAGGCGGCGGAGGGGCTGATCGTGGCCACCCCCTGGTTCGGCGAAAAGAACGACCCGAAGGTGAAGGCGTTCTCGGCGAAGTACGAGAAGGCGTACGGCAAGAAGCCGGACCAGTTCGCGGCCCAGGCGTACGACGCCTTTTACATCATGACGAACGCGCTGAAGGCGGCGGGAACGGCGGACCGGGCGAAACTGCGCGACGCGCTGGCGGCGACGAAGAATTTCCAGGGAGTCGTCGGCAATTTCTCCTTCGACGCGGAGCGCGACGTGGTCATGACGCCCAGCGTCCTGATCGTCAAGGGCGGAAAGTTCGCGATCTTCGACTGA
- a CDS encoding branched-chain amino acid ABC transporter permease, whose protein sequence is MFLEQLINGVTLGSIYAIVALGYTLVFGVLDIINMAHGEIFMFGAFAGMILMSKTGVPLPVAFLGAIVLTAAMGLLLERLALRPLRGRPGASHLASLISTIGVSILLENVAHKLFGAGNHLFETPFAEIRFTVGPVTVYLVQVVILVISLLLMAGLALWLSRTRAGKALRAAAENPETAGLLGVDTNRMITATVVIASAMGGVAGVLVGMAFNYINNQIGLSMGLKGLAIIIFGGMGSIYGAMAGGLILGLSETFVVAYGSSGYRDAIAFVAIIVILLIRPQGLFGQAPAEARR, encoded by the coding sequence GTGTTCCTCGAGCAACTGATCAACGGCGTCACCCTGGGCAGCATCTACGCCATCGTGGCGCTGGGGTACACGCTCGTCTTCGGCGTCCTCGACATCATCAACATGGCCCACGGGGAGATCTTCATGTTCGGGGCGTTCGCCGGCATGATCCTCATGAGCAAGACGGGCGTCCCGCTTCCCGTGGCGTTCCTGGGGGCCATCGTCCTCACCGCGGCGATGGGGCTGCTGCTGGAGCGGCTCGCCCTGCGGCCGCTGCGGGGCCGGCCCGGGGCCTCGCACCTGGCCTCCCTCATCAGCACGATCGGCGTCTCCATCCTTCTGGAGAACGTGGCGCACAAGCTCTTCGGGGCCGGGAACCACCTGTTCGAGACCCCCTTCGCGGAGATCCGCTTCACGGTCGGCCCCGTGACGGTCTACCTCGTCCAGGTGGTGATCCTGGTCATCTCCCTGCTCCTCATGGCGGGGCTCGCGCTCTGGCTGTCGCGCACGCGCGCGGGGAAGGCGCTGCGCGCCGCCGCGGAGAATCCGGAGACGGCGGGCCTCCTCGGGGTGGACACGAACCGGATGATCACCGCCACGGTCGTCATCGCCTCGGCGATGGGTGGGGTCGCGGGGGTGCTGGTGGGGATGGCGTTCAACTACATCAACAACCAGATCGGCCTCTCCATGGGGCTCAAGGGGCTTGCGATCATCATTTTCGGCGGCATGGGGAGCATCTACGGCGCGATGGCCGGGGGGCTCATCCTGGGGCTTTCCGAGACGTTCGTGGTCGCCTACGGCTCCTCCGGGTACCGGGACGCGATCGCCTTCGTCGCGATCATCGTCATCCTCCTCATCAGGCCGCAGGGGCTGTTCGGGCAGGCGCCCGCCGAAGCCAGGCGGTAG
- a CDS encoding branched-chain amino acid ABC transporter permease produces the protein MPLEWLNPYHLQVGSFVLINAILGASIYVTLSTGQLSLGNAGFMSIGAYAAALLSTQHQVPIPVGILAGSLLAGAAGILVGIPSLRLSGVYLAIATLGFGEVLRAVLINWESLTGGAVGIAAIPQMGRVILAWASDRGFSPGSLGLQRNQFISLTVFLILLLCTILTVAFFLRLSRSRVGRAYAAIRSDERAAEAAGIPITYYKVLAFSQGALLSGFAGALFAHSTSFVSPGDFTYHRAVEILVFAVFGGSEQILGPVFGAAFLTVLPEALRPISDYRYILYGILLVVMMVFRPQGVIDPALVRRLRRSGKGTPA, from the coding sequence ATGCCCTTGGAGTGGCTGAACCCGTACCACCTGCAGGTGGGGTCGTTCGTTCTGATCAACGCCATCCTCGGCGCGAGCATCTACGTCACCCTTTCCACCGGGCAACTCTCGCTGGGAAACGCCGGGTTCATGAGCATCGGGGCGTACGCCGCCGCCCTTCTCTCCACCCAGCACCAGGTCCCGATCCCGGTGGGGATCCTTGCCGGGAGTCTCCTCGCCGGCGCGGCGGGGATCCTGGTCGGCATCCCGTCCCTGCGGCTTTCCGGCGTCTACCTCGCCATCGCGACGCTCGGATTCGGCGAGGTTCTCCGGGCGGTCCTCATCAACTGGGAGTCCCTGACCGGCGGAGCGGTGGGGATCGCGGCGATCCCGCAGATGGGGCGCGTGATCCTCGCCTGGGCGAGCGATCGGGGGTTCTCCCCCGGGTCGCTCGGGCTGCAAAGGAACCAGTTCATCAGCCTGACGGTCTTCCTGATCCTTCTCCTCTGCACGATCCTGACGGTCGCCTTCTTCCTGCGCCTCTCGCGCTCCCGGGTCGGCCGCGCGTACGCCGCGATTCGATCGGACGAACGCGCCGCGGAGGCGGCGGGGATCCCCATCACGTACTACAAGGTGCTGGCCTTCTCCCAGGGAGCGCTGCTCTCCGGGTTCGCCGGGGCGCTGTTCGCCCACTCGACGTCGTTCGTGAGCCCGGGGGACTTCACCTACCACCGGGCGGTGGAGATCCTCGTCTTCGCGGTCTTCGGCGGGAGCGAGCAGATCCTCGGCCCCGTCTTCGGCGCCGCCTTCCTCACCGTCCTCCCCGAGGCGCTTCGTCCGATCAGCGACTACCGGTACATCCTCTACGGGATCCTGCTCGTGGTGATGATGGTCTTCCGGCCCCAGGGGGTGATCGACCCCGCGCTGGTGCGACGGCTCCGTCGATCCGGCAAGGGGACGCCCGCGTGA
- a CDS encoding ABC transporter ATP-binding protein has translation MSALLSLRRIGKSFGGLSALSDISFDVHPGEIVGVIGPNGAGKTTLFNVVTAVFPPTAGEVVFDGERIGGLPPHAITKRGVTRTFQNIRLFSTMTVEENVMVGRHCRTGAGVWGGVLRTRRERREEQGIRGKARELLDLVGLSGADRDRTAGSLPYGHQRRLEIARALAAEPRLLLLDEPVAGMNDAETQDVFRLIRRVQSLGVTILLIEHDMSLVMKACDRLVVFNFGRKIAEGAPAEIRDDPQVIEAYLGAAGGGADA, from the coding sequence GTGAGCGCCCTCCTTTCCCTCCGGAGGATCGGAAAATCGTTCGGGGGGCTTTCCGCCCTTTCCGACATCTCCTTCGACGTCCACCCGGGGGAGATCGTCGGCGTCATCGGCCCCAACGGCGCCGGAAAGACGACGCTCTTCAACGTGGTCACCGCCGTCTTCCCGCCGACCGCGGGGGAGGTCGTGTTCGACGGGGAGCGGATCGGCGGGCTCCCTCCCCACGCGATCACGAAGCGGGGCGTCACACGGACGTTCCAGAACATCCGCCTCTTCTCCACCATGACCGTCGAGGAAAACGTCATGGTCGGGAGGCATTGCCGCACCGGAGCCGGCGTCTGGGGCGGCGTGCTGCGCACCCGGAGGGAGCGGCGGGAGGAACAGGGGATCCGCGGGAAAGCGCGGGAGCTGCTCGACCTCGTCGGGCTTTCCGGGGCCGACCGGGACAGGACCGCGGGGAGCCTCCCCTACGGCCACCAGCGGCGGCTCGAGATCGCCCGGGCGCTGGCGGCGGAGCCGCGCCTGCTCCTGCTCGACGAGCCGGTGGCGGGGATGAACGACGCGGAGACGCAGGATGTGTTCCGGCTCATCCGGCGGGTGCAGTCGCTGGGGGTGACGATCCTTCTGATCGAGCACGACATGTCGCTGGTGATGAAGGCGTGCGACCGCCTGGTGGTGTTCAACTTCGGCCGGAAGATCGCGGAAGGGGCGCCGGCGGAGATCCGGGACGACCCGCAGGTGATCGAGGCGTACCTCGGCGCCGCGGGAGGGGGCGCCGATGCTTGA
- a CDS encoding ABC transporter ATP-binding protein, translating into MLEVRGIETYYGNIPALRGISIDVPAGSVVAILGANGAGKTTLLKTIAGVLRPRSGTVSFLGEEITGLPSHKIVRRGVALVPEGRAILSRMTVRENLEMGAFTRRDAKKASLDMDRVMERFPVLGERAGQPGGSLSGGEQQMLAIARALMSAPKLLLLDEPTLGLAPLVAADIFSIIREINAGGTTILLVEQNVRQALKASSYTYVLETGKIALSGPSKELLQEPRIKASYLGQS; encoded by the coding sequence ATGCTTGAGGTCCGGGGGATCGAGACGTATTACGGCAACATCCCCGCCCTGAGGGGGATCTCCATCGACGTCCCCGCGGGAAGCGTCGTCGCCATCCTCGGGGCGAACGGGGCCGGAAAGACCACGCTGTTGAAGACGATCGCGGGGGTCCTTCGGCCGCGCTCCGGCACGGTCTCCTTCCTCGGCGAGGAGATCACCGGACTCCCCTCCCACAAGATCGTGCGGCGGGGCGTCGCGCTGGTCCCGGAGGGGCGGGCGATTCTCTCCCGGATGACGGTCCGGGAGAACCTCGAGATGGGGGCGTTCACGCGGCGCGACGCGAAGAAGGCTTCGCTGGACATGGATCGCGTGATGGAGCGGTTCCCCGTCCTCGGGGAACGGGCCGGGCAGCCCGGCGGGTCGCTCTCGGGCGGCGAGCAGCAGATGCTGGCGATCGCCCGCGCGCTGATGTCCGCCCCGAAACTCCTGCTGCTGGACGAGCCCACCCTCGGCCTCGCGCCGCTCGTGGCGGCCGACATCTTCTCGATCATCCGCGAGATCAACGCGGGCGGGACCACCATCCTCCTCGTGGAGCAGAACGTGAGGCAGGCGCTGAAGGCCTCCAGCTACACCTACGTCCTCGAGACGGGAAAGATCGCCCTCTCCGGGCCGTCCAAGGAACTGCTGCAGGAACCGCGGATCAAGGCGTCGTACCTGGGCCAGTCGTAG
- a CDS encoding MFS transporter, whose translation MTALSREGRSERVGWYFYDFANSAFTTTVVTVFTGPYLTSVARAAADPAGYVHPLGIPVLAGSFFPYVVSLSVFFQVLLLPLLGAIADYSRRKKPMLFLFAYAGSAATVGLYFLEGTRYLLGGGLFLLANVCFGASVVFYNAWLPEIASPENRDSVSSVGWAFGYLGGGLLLLLNLVLFSRARTFGLTSGEAVRISLASAGVWWALFSLVPLATMRRREAARPLPPGEGFLGTGFRQLRRTFAEAKGHPQMLLFLGAYLLYNDGIQTVIALSSQFGQEELGLPVSTLTSAILMVQFVAFFGALLFNAFAKRVGAKAAVAVSLVLWTGALVYAYAGLRDATGFYAMAACVAVVLGGSQALSRSLFSRMVPPGREAEYFSLYEVSERGTSWLGPLFFGLALQFTGSYRVAILSLAVFFIAGLALLLRVDVAKAEAEATTGPGTTP comes from the coding sequence TTGACGGCGCTTTCGCGGGAAGGCCGATCCGAGCGGGTCGGCTGGTACTTCTACGACTTCGCGAACTCGGCCTTCACCACGACGGTGGTCACGGTGTTCACGGGGCCGTATCTGACCTCCGTCGCCCGCGCCGCCGCCGACCCCGCGGGGTACGTCCACCCTCTCGGCATCCCCGTGCTCGCCGGGTCGTTCTTCCCGTACGTCGTCTCCCTTTCCGTCTTCTTCCAGGTGCTCCTCCTGCCGTTGCTGGGAGCGATCGCCGACTACTCCCGCCGGAAGAAACCGATGCTGTTCCTCTTCGCCTACGCGGGATCCGCCGCGACGGTGGGGCTCTATTTCCTCGAAGGGACGCGGTACCTGCTGGGTGGGGGGCTGTTCCTGCTGGCCAACGTCTGCTTCGGGGCCTCGGTGGTCTTCTACAACGCCTGGCTGCCGGAGATCGCGAGCCCGGAGAACCGCGATTCCGTCTCCTCCGTGGGGTGGGCGTTCGGCTACCTCGGGGGCGGCCTCCTCCTTCTCCTCAACCTGGTCCTGTTTTCCCGCGCGCGCACCTTCGGCCTTACGAGCGGCGAGGCGGTCCGGATCAGCCTCGCCTCGGCCGGGGTGTGGTGGGCCCTCTTCTCCCTCGTGCCGCTTGCGACGATGCGTCGCCGGGAGGCCGCGCGGCCGCTTCCCCCGGGGGAGGGGTTCCTCGGCACCGGATTTCGCCAACTGCGGCGCACGTTCGCCGAGGCGAAGGGACACCCCCAGATGCTGCTGTTCCTCGGCGCCTACCTCCTCTACAACGACGGGATACAGACGGTGATCGCCCTCTCCTCCCAGTTCGGACAGGAGGAACTGGGACTCCCGGTTTCGACGCTCACCTCGGCGATCCTCATGGTCCAGTTCGTCGCCTTCTTCGGGGCGCTCCTCTTCAACGCGTTCGCGAAGCGGGTGGGGGCGAAGGCGGCGGTCGCGGTCAGTCTCGTCCTGTGGACGGGGGCGCTCGTCTACGCCTACGCCGGGCTCAGGGACGCGACCGGGTTCTACGCGATGGCGGCATGCGTGGCCGTCGTCCTCGGCGGGAGCCAGGCCCTCTCCCGCTCCCTTTTCTCGCGGATGGTCCCGCCCGGGCGGGAGGCGGAGTACTTCTCGTTGTACGAGGTGAGCGAGCGGGGGACGAGCTGGCTGGGCCCCCTGTTCTTCGGGCTGGCGCTGCAGTTCACGGGGAGCTACCGCGTCGCGATCCTCTCGCTGGCGGTCTTCTTCATCGCGGGACTCGCCCTCCTGTTGCGCGTGGACGTCGCCAAAGCGGAGGCGGAAGCTACGACTGGCCCAGGTACGACGCCTTGA
- the pgsA gene encoding CDP-diacylglycerol--glycerol-3-phosphate 3-phosphatidyltransferase, with protein MSSETRLNAPNVLTLLRILAIPVVVFILLPPAGRAISFSRSAAAFSLFVAAAITDLFDGYIARRYHLVTTLGKLLDPLADKLLVCAVMIMLIPPGRVPAWMAVIVVAREIGVTALRGMASTEGVIISASSLGKAKTLLLNIGVAALILHYPFLGIPVHVVGMVFLSAGLVLTAWSGLDYFFRFVGEIFKR; from the coding sequence ATGAGCAGCGAAACCCGCCTGAACGCACCCAACGTCCTGACGCTGCTGCGGATCCTCGCGATCCCGGTGGTGGTCTTCATCCTTCTCCCGCCCGCGGGAAGGGCGATCTCCTTCTCGCGATCGGCCGCGGCGTTCTCCCTGTTCGTCGCCGCCGCGATCACGGACCTCTTCGACGGCTACATCGCCCGGCGCTACCACTTGGTCACCACCCTGGGGAAACTGCTCGATCCCCTGGCCGACAAGTTGCTCGTGTGCGCCGTGATGATCATGCTCATCCCGCCGGGCAGGGTTCCCGCGTGGATGGCGGTCATCGTGGTCGCCCGGGAGATCGGCGTCACGGCGCTGCGCGGGATGGCCTCGACGGAAGGGGTGATCATCTCCGCCTCGAGCCTGGGGAAGGCGAAGACCTTGCTCCTGAACATCGGGGTCGCGGCCCTCATCCTGCACTACCCGTTCCTCGGGATTCCGGTCCACGTCGTGGGGATGGTGTTCCTGAGCGCCGGGCTGGTCCTCACCGCGTGGTCCGGGCTCGACTACTTCTTCCGCTTCGTGGGGGAGATCTTCAAGCGGTAG
- a CDS encoding lytic transglycosylase domain-containing protein has translation MVQLSRVFILSFLLWPVASGADIYRYVDADGVIHYSNTQPDEKFTLYLREGPKTVPRATASSLPTESWMTGYVDRVSRANDLPPALVHAIIKAESNGQRKAVSPKGAKGVMQLMPFTSKRMRVVDPFDPIENIEGGIRYIKELLVSFEGDLTNTVAAYNAGPAAVRKYGGVPPYQETRLYVRRVMDLYRQYSAAE, from the coding sequence ATGGTTCAATTATCGCGAGTTTTCATCCTTTCTTTCCTCCTCTGGCCGGTCGCTTCCGGCGCGGACATCTACCGGTACGTGGACGCGGACGGCGTCATCCACTATTCGAACACCCAGCCGGACGAGAAGTTCACGCTCTATCTTCGGGAGGGGCCGAAAACCGTCCCCCGGGCGACTGCCTCTTCGCTCCCGACGGAAAGCTGGATGACCGGGTACGTCGACCGGGTCTCCCGGGCGAACGATCTCCCCCCCGCGCTCGTCCACGCCATCATCAAGGCGGAATCGAACGGGCAGCGCAAGGCCGTCTCCCCCAAGGGCGCCAAGGGCGTGATGCAACTCATGCCGTTCACGTCGAAACGGATGCGGGTCGTCGACCCGTTCGACCCCATCGAGAACATCGAGGGAGGGATCCGGTACATCAAGGAACTCCTCGTCTCCTTCGAGGGGGACCTCACCAATACGGTCGCGGCGTACAACGCCGGGCCGGCCGCGGTCAGGAAATACGGCGGCGTCCCGCCCTACCAGGAGACCCGCCTCTACGTTCGACGCGTGATGGACCTGTACCGGCAATACTCCGCGGCCGAATGA
- the nadB gene encoding L-aspartate oxidase produces MGKMSKFLVIGSGIAGLSFALRAAKKGRVIIITKKEASESSTNYAQGGIATVWSDEDTFESHIEDTHKAGAGLCHADTVDFVVRDAPARIRELIGWGVEFTRQTGKKEFDLHREGGHSARRIFHAKDLTGREVERALLVRARENPRIRIFENHTAINLITRQKLSSFDHPGVDEVLGAYVLDRTTGEIHTFVADVTVLATGGSGKVYLYTSNPDVATGDGVALAYRAGATIANMEFVQFHPTCLYHPLAKSFLISEAVRGEGAVLLNRAGKRFMVGAHPMKELAPRDIVARAIDAEMKRTGEDCVYLDIRSKGPAFIRKHFPNIHETCLSFGIDMTKEPIPVVPAAHYQCGGVRTNLHGETDIQRLFALGECAGTGLHGANRLASNSLIEALVFSYSAVQRASTAYIGKPRPRIDIPKWDPGKAQEPDEGVVVSHNWEEIRRTMWNYVGIVRSNKRLSRALDRIELLKREISEYYWNFKVTGDLLELRNICTVAELIVRCAMQRKESRGLHTTIDYPYLDDEHGRKDTLVRRTRF; encoded by the coding sequence ATGGGAAAGATGTCGAAATTCCTGGTCATCGGCAGCGGAATCGCCGGATTGAGCTTCGCGCTCCGGGCGGCGAAGAAAGGCCGGGTCATTATCATCACCAAGAAAGAGGCGTCCGAGTCGAGCACCAACTACGCCCAGGGCGGGATCGCCACCGTCTGGAGCGACGAGGACACCTTCGAGTCCCACATCGAGGATACCCACAAGGCGGGGGCGGGGCTTTGCCACGCCGACACGGTCGACTTCGTGGTGCGGGACGCTCCGGCGCGGATCCGCGAACTGATCGGGTGGGGGGTCGAGTTCACCCGGCAGACCGGCAAAAAGGAGTTCGACCTCCACCGCGAGGGGGGACATTCGGCCCGGAGGATCTTCCACGCGAAGGACCTGACCGGGCGCGAGGTGGAACGGGCGCTCCTCGTCCGCGCCCGGGAGAACCCCCGGATCCGGATCTTCGAGAACCATACGGCGATCAACCTCATCACGCGGCAGAAGCTCTCCTCCTTCGACCACCCGGGGGTCGACGAGGTGCTCGGCGCCTACGTGCTGGACAGGACGACCGGCGAGATCCACACCTTCGTGGCGGACGTTACGGTCCTCGCCACCGGGGGTTCGGGAAAGGTGTACCTGTACACGAGCAACCCCGACGTCGCCACGGGGGACGGGGTCGCGCTGGCGTACCGTGCGGGGGCGACGATCGCCAACATGGAATTCGTCCAGTTCCACCCCACCTGCCTCTACCATCCGCTCGCCAAGTCGTTCCTCATCTCCGAGGCGGTCCGCGGCGAGGGAGCGGTCCTCCTGAACCGCGCCGGGAAGCGGTTCATGGTGGGGGCCCACCCGATGAAGGAGCTTGCCCCGAGGGACATCGTCGCGCGGGCGATCGACGCGGAGATGAAGCGCACCGGGGAGGATTGCGTCTATCTCGACATCCGGTCCAAGGGCCCGGCGTTCATCCGGAAGCACTTCCCGAACATCCACGAGACGTGCCTCTCGTTCGGCATCGACATGACGAAGGAGCCGATCCCGGTGGTCCCGGCGGCGCACTACCAGTGCGGCGGCGTGCGGACGAACCTTCACGGGGAGACGGACATCCAGCGGCTCTTCGCCCTGGGGGAGTGCGCGGGCACGGGACTCCACGGGGCGAACCGCCTCGCCTCGAACTCCCTGATCGAGGCGCTGGTCTTTTCGTACAGCGCCGTCCAGCGCGCCTCGACCGCGTACATCGGAAAGCCGAGGCCCCGGATCGACATCCCGAAGTGGGACCCGGGCAAGGCGCAGGAACCGGACGAGGGGGTCGTCGTCTCCCACAACTGGGAGGAGATCCGCCGGACGATGTGGAACTACGTGGGGATCGTCCGGTCGAACAAGCGGCTGTCGCGCGCGCTCGACCGGATCGAGCTGCTGAAGCGGGAGATCTCGGAGTATTACTGGAACTTCAAGGTGACGGGCGACCTGCTCGAGCTGCGCAACATCTGCACGGTGGCGGAGCTGATCGTACGGTGCGCCATGCAGCGCAAGGAGAGCCGGGGGCTCCACACGACGATCGACTACCCGTACCTGGACGACGAGCACGGGCGAAAGGACACGCTGGTCCGCCGCACCCGGTTCTAG
- the pyrE gene encoding orotate phosphoribosyltransferase — MPSATDRSAVFPPGMTADRRRFLALLREKSYERRKVILSSGRESDFYIDCRQTTLDAEGAVLTGRLFCAMLEAGERPEAVGGITLGADPIVTAVSITSSQRGWPVPAFIIRKEPKKHGTEQWIEGTKNLRPGMRVAILEDVVTTGASTLRAIERTVGSGLVVARVLCLVDRNEGGSEAVAAAGYRVEPMFLKEDVEHG, encoded by the coding sequence ATGCCCAGCGCGACCGATCGATCTGCCGTGTTCCCGCCGGGGATGACCGCCGACCGGCGGCGTTTCCTGGCGCTCCTGCGGGAGAAAAGCTACGAGCGCCGCAAGGTGATCCTTTCCTCGGGGCGGGAATCCGACTTCTACATCGACTGCAGGCAGACCACGCTCGACGCGGAGGGGGCGGTCCTCACGGGACGGCTCTTCTGCGCGATGCTCGAGGCGGGGGAGCGTCCGGAGGCGGTGGGGGGGATCACCCTCGGGGCGGACCCGATCGTGACCGCCGTATCCATCACCAGCTCCCAGCGAGGGTGGCCGGTGCCCGCGTTCATCATCCGCAAGGAGCCGAAGAAGCACGGGACGGAGCAGTGGATCGAGGGGACGAAGAACCTTCGTCCCGGGATGCGGGTGGCGATCCTGGAAGACGTTGTGACTACCGGGGCTTCGACATTGCGGGCCATCGAGCGCACGGTCGGATCGGGACTGGTCGTGGCTCGCGTCCTTTGTCTCGTCGACCGGAACGAGGGCGGTTCGGAGGCCGTGGCGGCGGCCGGGTACCGCGTCGAGCCGATGTTCCTCAAGGAGGACGTGGAACATGGCTGA